In one bacterium genomic region, the following are encoded:
- a CDS encoding TrkH family potassium uptake protein: protein MNIRGVGRVLGFLLLVTAGAQVLPLIVDLIYGEGDWDVFLLTGVCGAVAGAGLMFLGRTSAELRHREGFAIVTLGWMAVGLLGAVPFLLSGTITSVTDAVFESISGFTTTGSTIMTDIEGVGAGHHAVLFWRSLTQWLGGMGIVVLALAILPLLGVGGMQLFRAEAPGPSPDRLTSRISETARLLWGVYLLITLLEVLLLVIIGGMSPYDAVCHAFTTMATGGFSTLDASVGGFGSPAVEWIVTLFMFLAGINFSLHYVALKGKPQAYWRDEEFRFYSIVMAGATLLVLAVLIPVASAGVLSDKVRAAAFQVVSIGTTTGYGTADYVLWPPLTHAVLLLLMALGGCAGSTGGGIKMMRVLLLLKHAHMEVKKLVHPRAIYTLWFNERSLPSSLAPGVLGFLLLYMMVFVFGMLALTLTGRDIVTAVGATAATLGNIGPGLGDVGPAGNFAFMNEFEKWLLTLFMLIGRLELYTVLVLLLPSTWRKT, encoded by the coding sequence ATGAATATCCGCGGTGTCGGCAGGGTGCTGGGCTTCCTCTTGCTGGTGACGGCGGGAGCGCAGGTTCTGCCCCTGATCGTGGACCTGATCTACGGCGAGGGCGACTGGGACGTGTTCCTGCTCACCGGTGTCTGCGGCGCGGTGGCAGGCGCCGGGCTCATGTTTCTGGGACGCACGTCTGCCGAACTTCGCCACCGAGAGGGCTTCGCCATCGTCACCCTGGGCTGGATGGCCGTCGGACTGCTGGGCGCCGTACCATTCCTGCTCTCGGGGACGATCACTTCGGTCACCGACGCGGTCTTCGAGTCGATCTCCGGGTTCACGACCACCGGTTCGACCATCATGACGGACATCGAGGGCGTGGGCGCCGGCCACCATGCGGTGCTCTTCTGGCGGTCGCTGACCCAGTGGCTCGGCGGCATGGGCATCGTGGTGCTGGCCCTGGCCATCCTGCCCCTGCTCGGCGTCGGCGGCATGCAGCTGTTCCGGGCGGAGGCGCCGGGACCGTCGCCCGACCGCCTGACCTCGCGCATCAGCGAGACCGCACGCCTGCTCTGGGGCGTCTACCTGCTGATCACGCTGCTCGAGGTCCTGCTCCTGGTGATCATCGGAGGTATGAGCCCCTACGACGCCGTCTGTCACGCCTTCACCACCATGGCCACCGGCGGCTTCTCCACCCTGGATGCCAGCGTGGGCGGTTTCGGCTCTCCCGCGGTGGAGTGGATCGTCACGCTCTTCATGTTCCTGGCAGGGATCAACTTCAGCCTCCACTACGTCGCACTGAAGGGCAAGCCGCAAGCCTACTGGCGCGACGAGGAGTTCCGTTTCTACTCCATCGTGATGGCGGGGGCGACATTGCTGGTCCTGGCGGTGCTGATACCCGTCGCGTCCGCGGGTGTTCTCTCCGACAAGGTGCGTGCGGCCGCCTTCCAGGTCGTGTCCATCGGCACCACCACGGGCTACGGGACCGCCGACTACGTGCTCTGGCCGCCGCTCACGCACGCCGTCCTGCTGCTGCTGATGGCCCTCGGCGGCTGCGCCGGCTCCACCGGCGGCGGTATCAAGATGATGCGGGTTCTCCTGCTGCTCAAGCATGCCCATATGGAGGTGAAGAAGCTCGTGCATCCCCGCGCCATTTATACCCTGTGGTTCAACGAACGATCGCTGCCGTCGTCACTGGCCCCCGGCGTGCTGGGCTTCCTGCTGTTGTACATGATGGTCTTCGTTTTCGGGATGCTCGCCCTCACCCTTACCGGACGCGACATCGTGACGGCCGTCGGAGCCACGGCCGCCACGCTCGGCAACATCGGGCCCGGTCTGGGGGATGTGGGACCGGCGGGCAACTTTGCCTTCATGAACGAGTTCGAAAAGTGGCTGCTCACGCTCTTCATGCTGATCGGGCGCCTGGAACTCTACACCGTGCTCGTGTTGCTGCTGCCGTCCACCTGGCGCAAGACCTGA
- the trkA gene encoding Trk system potassium transporter TrkA encodes MKIVIVGAGAVGDDLARTVSRRESDVVVIELDHDRVLQAREHLDCRVLEGNGVNPSFLDDVGMADCDLFCAVTDKDEANIIACLTAHHLGASVKVARVRSSEFYRSGNLVFDGIDMAINPDIEAVRSMREILWQQAATDVYEFAGGRVRVVGARVGDGAFVAGKSLAEIEKRLGSRWALVITVVREGATLIPRGNTVIEPGDQVYVAGARGAVDTALTYVTTPSAQLQNVMIVGANAMGLELARDLTNHGVGVKLIDHDEEKCARAAEQLHRVLVLHADGTDLELLKSEGLSEMDGFVSVSKDEETNVMACLLAHYYGPAKTICLVNRPDYVPLLPLLGIDAAIAPRLSTADAIARFVKRGGVVSTRSLGFSGSEILQFHLDAGSRCLDKPLSRLIFPRNAVIGAVLKRGHVVTPRGDTVLNAGDEVIVFALPEGVAEIESFFTAGK; translated from the coding sequence TTGAAGATCGTGATCGTCGGGGCGGGTGCCGTTGGCGACGATCTCGCCCGCACCGTGAGCCGCCGCGAGTCGGACGTGGTCGTCATCGAGCTCGACCACGACCGCGTGCTCCAGGCCCGGGAGCACCTCGATTGCCGTGTCCTGGAGGGAAACGGCGTGAACCCGTCCTTCCTGGACGACGTGGGCATGGCGGACTGCGACCTCTTCTGCGCCGTCACCGACAAGGACGAGGCGAACATCATCGCCTGCCTCACCGCTCACCACCTGGGGGCGTCCGTCAAGGTGGCGCGGGTGCGTTCCAGCGAATTCTACCGTTCGGGGAATCTGGTGTTCGACGGCATCGACATGGCCATCAACCCCGACATCGAGGCCGTTCGCTCCATGCGCGAGATCCTCTGGCAGCAGGCCGCCACCGATGTCTACGAGTTCGCTGGCGGTCGCGTACGCGTGGTGGGCGCGCGGGTCGGGGACGGGGCCTTCGTGGCCGGCAAGTCGCTGGCCGAGATCGAGAAGCGGCTAGGTTCCCGCTGGGCCCTGGTCATCACCGTGGTGCGGGAGGGCGCGACGCTCATTCCCCGCGGCAACACGGTCATCGAGCCCGGCGATCAGGTCTACGTGGCCGGTGCTCGCGGCGCCGTCGACACGGCGCTGACGTACGTCACGACACCGTCGGCTCAGCTGCAGAACGTCATGATCGTGGGCGCCAACGCGATGGGACTCGAACTGGCCCGCGACCTCACCAATCACGGCGTCGGCGTGAAGCTCATCGATCACGACGAGGAGAAGTGCGCGCGCGCCGCGGAGCAGCTGCACCGCGTCCTGGTGTTGCACGCCGACGGTACGGATCTCGAGCTGCTCAAGAGCGAGGGTCTGAGCGAGATGGACGGCTTCGTGTCGGTCTCCAAGGACGAGGAGACCAACGTCATGGCCTGCCTGCTCGCCCACTACTACGGCCCGGCCAAGACGATATGCCTGGTCAATCGGCCCGACTATGTGCCGCTGTTGCCCCTGCTGGGCATCGATGCGGCCATCGCGCCGCGCCTGTCCACCGCCGACGCCATCGCGCGCTTCGTCAAGCGCGGCGGCGTGGTCAGTACCCGGAGCTTGGGATTCAGCGGGTCGGAGATCCTGCAATTCCACCTGGATGCCGGGTCGCGCTGCCTGGACAAACCCCTGTCCCGGCTGATATTCCCGCGCAACGCGGTGATCGGCGCCGTGCTGAAGCGGGGCCACGTCGTCACGCCCCGGGGCGACACGGTGCTGAACGCGGGCGACGAGGTCATCGTCTTCGCACTACCCGAGGGCGTGGCCGAGATCGAGAGTTTCTTCACGGCGGGCAAGTAG